A section of the Elizabethkingia anophelis R26 genome encodes:
- a CDS encoding M20/M25/M40 family metallo-hydrolase: MKNTILFTFLLLGLCSYAQEIEVKNLKKHVYFLASDRMKGRGTGSKQNQEAAKYITSQFKKYKLEPLGVNGYYQNFEAKVRKVKVTDSIRPARNVIGFLDNKAAKTVVIGAHYDHLGEGKQGSSLAKDSYGMIHNGADDNASGVAGLLELARVYSQNNIKEPVNFLFIAFGAEELGLVGSRYFVKNPTYDLSKVLWMLNMDMIGRLNKERGVSIIGYGTSPEFETIFKEIDPNKFVKFYTGYEGRGGSDQTSFYEKDIPVLFFHTGGHDDYHKPTDDADKIDYESLKGILELEKAIVDGSFNVDSMPFRNTDQKK, encoded by the coding sequence ATGAAAAATACTATTCTATTTACTTTCTTACTACTAGGATTATGCTCCTATGCGCAGGAGATTGAAGTTAAAAATCTAAAAAAGCACGTTTATTTTTTGGCAAGTGACCGGATGAAAGGCCGCGGAACAGGGAGTAAGCAAAATCAAGAAGCCGCAAAATACATCACTTCACAATTTAAAAAATATAAACTGGAGCCTTTAGGAGTAAATGGTTATTATCAGAACTTTGAGGCTAAAGTCAGAAAAGTTAAAGTTACCGATAGTATCCGACCTGCCAGGAATGTGATTGGTTTTTTAGATAATAAAGCTGCTAAAACTGTTGTTATCGGAGCGCACTACGATCATCTTGGAGAAGGAAAACAGGGAAGTTCTTTGGCAAAAGACAGCTATGGTATGATACACAATGGTGCAGATGACAATGCTTCGGGTGTTGCCGGATTGCTGGAATTAGCACGTGTTTATAGCCAAAATAACATAAAAGAGCCAGTGAATTTCCTGTTTATTGCGTTCGGAGCAGAAGAATTAGGATTGGTTGGTTCACGATATTTTGTAAAGAACCCAACATATGACCTTAGTAAAGTGCTTTGGATGCTGAATATGGATATGATTGGCAGATTGAACAAAGAGAGAGGCGTTTCTATTATCGGTTACGGAACATCACCAGAATTTGAGACTATTTTCAAAGAAATCGATCCTAATAAGTTTGTGAAATTCTATACGGGCTACGAAGGACGTGGCGGATCAGATCAGACATCTTTCTATGAAAAAGATATTCCTGTTCTGTTTTTCCATACTGGCGGGCACGATGACTACCACAAACCTACGGATGATGCCGATAAAATTGATTACGAATCTCTAAAAGGTATTCTGGAACTGGAGAAAGCTATCGTTGATGGTAGCTTCAACGTGGATTCTATGCCATTCAGAAATACAGATCAGAAAAAATAA
- a CDS encoding outer membrane protein assembly factor BamD — MKKILTFITLALIVVSCNKEFDNAMKSADKEVILKAADKYYEKKNWKQALALYDRLPNLLAGTDELADMSYKQAYANYYDKSYKLAGHQFKSFTVNNPRDPRREEAAYMSALCYHQDSRDYNLDQESTIAAINELQEFLNTYPGSERSKNISKLVDELSYKLEFKAYENARQYYKMAEYKAADIAFENVLEDYPSTKLRPQIFNYMMKSKERLATLSSFDLKADRIENAISFTRQVEREFPNSDNSKDAVKIRESLEHEKENFAKLKVEYDKRRAEREARIKKLSAEQAAEMEKKADNNRKAKAVKEYKDKVRGLQKDSAVLNTPPPAATFKIPRKSN, encoded by the coding sequence ATGAAAAAGATTCTAACCTTTATTACTCTTGCATTGATCGTTGTTTCTTGTAACAAAGAGTTTGACAACGCAATGAAAAGCGCAGACAAAGAAGTTATTCTTAAAGCAGCTGACAAATATTACGAAAAAAAGAATTGGAAGCAGGCTCTAGCACTTTACGACAGATTACCAAATCTGCTTGCAGGAACCGATGAGTTAGCAGATATGAGCTATAAACAAGCTTATGCTAATTACTATGACAAAAGTTATAAATTAGCAGGGCACCAGTTTAAAAGCTTTACTGTAAATAATCCGAGAGATCCACGCAGAGAAGAAGCGGCTTATATGTCAGCGCTTTGTTATCACCAGGATTCAAGAGATTATAATCTGGATCAGGAAAGTACAATTGCTGCGATTAATGAGCTTCAGGAGTTCCTGAATACATATCCTGGTTCGGAGAGATCAAAAAATATTTCTAAGCTTGTAGATGAATTGTCATACAAACTAGAATTCAAAGCTTACGAAAATGCTCGTCAGTATTATAAAATGGCCGAGTATAAAGCAGCAGATATAGCATTTGAAAATGTATTGGAAGATTATCCTTCTACAAAACTTCGTCCGCAGATTTTTAATTATATGATGAAGTCTAAAGAAAGACTGGCAACATTATCTAGTTTTGATCTTAAGGCTGACAGAATAGAAAATGCTATTTCTTTTACCAGACAAGTGGAACGTGAATTCCCTAACTCCGATAACAGTAAAGATGCTGTGAAAATAAGAGAGTCTCTGGAGCATGAAAAAGAAAACTTTGCTAAGCTTAAAGTAGAATACGATAAGAGAAGAGCAGAGAGAGAAGCCAGAATTAAAAAGCTTTCAGCTGAACAAGCTGCAGAAATGGAGAAAAAAGCAGACAATAACCGCAAGGCTAAAGCTGTAAAAGAATATAAAGATAAGGTAAGAGGTTTGCAAAAAGACTCGGCTGTATTGAATACACCACCTCCGGCAGCGACTTTCAAAATACCTAGAAAAAGCAACTAA
- the recN gene encoding DNA repair protein RecN: MLSKIFIQNFALIDRLEVDLHKGLQVITGETGAGKSIILGALRLMMGERADLKSIADAEKKSIVEGTFVLDEAKFKSFFEDNDLDFEKETLIRREIAPAGKSRAFVNDVPVTLSVLQELSERLIDIHSQFETSNLFSETYQFGIIDGLAKNQKLLAGYQSEFKIYTQAKAKLLQLEKRLAEGNKEADYHQYLLQELEEAQLDQLNLDELKNELSAQENAETIIEQLSQTYQLLQQDEAGVLTVLNETKAKLSKITGYSENYAQLSERIQSLYFELKDIADSCENELEKVQMNPEALAELNTRLNLVNTLLIKHQVQTVEELVSLRDEYAKEQNLAENLEEHIKEQFQYIEQQKIKLRSIAVELTKNRKSGAKIFVEKSQHILQRLGLEKARMEVDLGEDPEFNEYGSDTIQLLFQANTGFPMKPVHTAISGGERSRVMLAVKKIMAENSELPTLILDEIDTGVSGRVAEEIGKLMHEMGQDMQLIVITHLAQVAAKGDYNYKVMKSEVGGKTQSTIIPLNQDEKLQEIAQLLSGSKITEAAIEQAKELML; the protein is encoded by the coding sequence ATGTTATCTAAAATATTCATTCAGAATTTTGCATTGATCGATCGGCTGGAAGTAGACCTGCATAAGGGGCTACAGGTGATTACCGGAGAAACTGGAGCCGGTAAATCGATTATTCTTGGTGCACTACGCCTAATGATGGGCGAAAGGGCTGATCTGAAGTCAATTGCCGATGCTGAAAAGAAAAGTATCGTGGAAGGGACTTTTGTACTGGATGAAGCGAAGTTTAAAAGCTTTTTTGAAGATAACGATCTTGACTTTGAGAAAGAAACACTTATACGCAGAGAAATTGCACCAGCCGGTAAATCGAGAGCTTTTGTTAATGATGTTCCGGTTACATTATCTGTATTACAAGAGCTTTCTGAAAGACTTATAGATATTCATTCGCAGTTTGAAACTTCTAATCTTTTTTCAGAAACATACCAGTTTGGAATAATCGACGGACTGGCAAAAAATCAGAAATTATTAGCCGGTTATCAGTCGGAATTTAAAATTTATACACAGGCAAAAGCCAAGCTTCTGCAGTTAGAAAAACGCTTAGCAGAAGGTAATAAAGAAGCAGATTACCATCAGTATCTTTTACAGGAGCTGGAGGAAGCACAACTGGATCAGTTGAATCTGGATGAACTTAAGAATGAACTTTCTGCACAAGAAAATGCAGAAACAATTATAGAACAATTATCACAGACCTATCAGCTTTTGCAGCAAGATGAAGCCGGAGTACTTACCGTTCTGAACGAGACTAAAGCAAAGCTTTCAAAGATTACAGGATATTCAGAGAACTATGCACAACTTTCAGAACGTATCCAGAGCTTGTATTTTGAACTAAAAGACATAGCGGATTCCTGTGAAAACGAACTTGAAAAAGTACAAATGAACCCTGAGGCTCTTGCAGAGCTTAATACCAGACTCAATCTGGTAAATACATTGTTGATCAAACATCAGGTACAGACAGTAGAAGAACTTGTTAGTCTCCGTGATGAGTATGCTAAAGAACAAAATCTTGCAGAAAATCTGGAAGAGCATATCAAAGAACAGTTTCAGTATATTGAACAACAAAAGATAAAACTCAGAAGTATAGCAGTGGAACTTACTAAAAACAGAAAGTCCGGGGCTAAAATATTTGTTGAGAAAAGCCAGCATATTTTGCAGCGGCTTGGTCTGGAAAAAGCCAGAATGGAAGTAGACCTAGGCGAAGATCCTGAGTTTAATGAATATGGTAGTGATACTATTCAGCTTTTATTTCAGGCTAATACCGGTTTTCCGATGAAGCCTGTTCATACAGCTATTTCCGGAGGCGAAAGATCTCGTGTAATGCTTGCTGTTAAAAAGATTATGGCTGAAAATTCTGAACTGCCAACCCTGATTCTGGACGAAATAGATACCGGAGTTTCCGGACGTGTAGCCGAAGAAATTGGAAAATTAATGCATGAGATGGGACAGGATATGCAACTTATTGTTATCACCCACCTCGCTCAGGTTGCTGCCAAAGGAGATTACAATTATAAAGTAATGAAATCCGAAGTGGGAGGAAAAACACAGTCTACTATTATTCCTCTGAATCAAGATGAAAAGCTACAGGAAATTGCCCAATTGCTTAGTGGTAGCAAGATCACAGAAGCAGCAATAGAACAGGCAAAAGAACTGATGTTGTAG
- a CDS encoding AadS family aminoglycoside 6-adenylyltransferase, which translates to MKIRDEKLRKIIDWANGNEDIRAVILTSSLVNPLAPVDDFSDLDVELIFEDSHAYIADHKWLNLFGKPISMIEEDESCFDGIHAMKMILYEDTVKVDFKLYHKSSFLKEIKHEELPEDWDIGYKILLDKDGITQNMKPPTHQVSIIKKPDEKKFAKLITDFWWDCTYVAKCLARGDIFYAKFMSENIIRTEYLVPLLEWHIANQHNWNITTNKHGRLFKKYLSQDLWSKTEQTFSGSNIEENWKALFSMTDITGELGKNLAEALNYSYPSEMEHNIRIYLKTVYKSCN; encoded by the coding sequence ATGAAAATTCGGGATGAAAAGCTCCGGAAAATAATAGACTGGGCTAATGGAAACGAAGATATCAGGGCAGTTATATTGACCAGCTCTCTTGTAAATCCTTTAGCTCCGGTCGACGATTTCAGTGATCTGGATGTAGAGCTTATATTTGAAGACAGCCATGCTTATATCGCAGATCATAAATGGCTGAATCTTTTTGGCAAGCCAATTTCTATGATTGAAGAGGATGAAAGTTGTTTCGATGGAATACATGCCATGAAAATGATTTTGTATGAAGACACTGTAAAAGTGGATTTTAAGCTTTATCATAAATCTTCTTTTCTAAAGGAAATAAAACACGAGGAGCTTCCTGAAGATTGGGATATAGGATATAAAATATTGCTGGACAAAGATGGTATTACCCAAAATATGAAACCTCCGACACATCAGGTTTCAATTATCAAAAAACCAGATGAAAAAAAATTTGCAAAACTGATTACAGATTTCTGGTGGGACTGTACCTATGTCGCAAAATGTCTGGCGCGCGGAGATATCTTCTACGCAAAATTCATGTCAGAAAATATTATAAGAACGGAATATCTGGTACCACTATTGGAATGGCATATTGCAAATCAGCACAATTGGAATATTACAACCAATAAACACGGAAGGCTTTTCAAAAAATATCTGTCACAAGATCTCTGGTCTAAAACTGAACAAACTTTTTCCGGAAGCAATATTGAAGAAAACTGGAAAGCCCTTTTTAGTATGACTGATATAACAGGAGAACTTGGGAAGAATTTAGCAGAAGCACTCAACTATTCTTATCCTTCAGAGATGGAGCATAATATCAGAATTTATCTGAAAACAGTATATAAATCCTGTAATTAG
- a CDS encoding DNA-directed RNA polymerase subunit omega has translation MSVKDSKAPVNTITYDKNKIEEKVGSIYEAIVIMGKRAEQINAEIRTELHQKLDEFAVHNSTLEEVFENREQIEISKNYERLPKPTSIAVQEWMDGDIYFRKTEDRN, from the coding sequence ATGAGCGTTAAAGATTCTAAAGCACCAGTAAACACCATCACTTACGATAAGAATAAGATCGAAGAAAAAGTAGGTAGTATCTACGAAGCTATCGTAATTATGGGTAAAAGAGCGGAGCAGATTAATGCTGAAATCAGAACAGAACTTCACCAAAAATTAGATGAATTTGCTGTTCATAACTCAACTTTGGAAGAAGTTTTTGAAAACAGAGAACAAATTGAGATTTCTAAGAACTACGAAAGATTACCAAAACCAACTTCAATCGCAGTTCAGGAATGGATGGATGGTGATATCTACTTCCGCAAGACAGAAGACAGAAACTAA
- a CDS encoding ABC transporter ATP-binding protein codes for MISIQNISKVYGANKVLNIQELSIPKGETFGLVGNNGAGKTTLFSVLLDLIAPSSGFISIDNIKVNESEAWKTKLSAFIDESFLIGYLTPEEYFYFLGELRGQNRASVDEFLKQFSDLFNGEILNAGKYIRDLSKGNMKKVGIVGALIGNPEIIVLDEPFANLDPSTQIKLKNLIRNWSQDANVTFLISSHDLSHTTEVCNRIVILNKGEVVRDIQTNPETLQDLEKYFADQIVS; via the coding sequence ATGATTTCAATTCAAAATATATCAAAGGTTTACGGCGCTAATAAAGTTTTAAATATCCAGGAACTTAGCATTCCCAAAGGTGAAACATTCGGGCTGGTAGGAAATAACGGCGCCGGGAAAACTACTTTGTTCAGTGTACTATTAGATCTTATAGCTCCTTCATCAGGATTTATCAGTATCGATAATATTAAAGTTAACGAATCTGAAGCCTGGAAAACAAAGCTTAGTGCTTTTATCGATGAAAGCTTTCTTATTGGCTATCTTACACCAGAAGAGTATTTTTATTTTCTGGGTGAGCTGAGAGGACAGAACAGAGCTAGTGTAGACGAATTTCTGAAGCAATTTTCGGATTTGTTTAATGGAGAAATTCTGAATGCCGGAAAATATATTCGAGACCTTTCTAAAGGGAATATGAAGAAAGTTGGTATTGTAGGCGCATTGATAGGTAATCCGGAAATTATTGTACTGGATGAACCTTTTGCCAACCTGGACCCTTCTACACAGATTAAACTGAAAAACCTGATTAGAAACTGGTCACAGGATGCTAATGTTACATTTCTTATTTCCAGCCACGACCTTTCTCATACAACTGAGGTTTGCAACAGAATTGTGATTCTGAATAAAGGTGAAGTAGTAAGAGATATACAAACCAATCCGGAGACACTACAGGATCTGGAGAAATATTTTGCAGATCAGATTGTATCGTAA
- a CDS encoding DHA2 family efflux MFS transporter permease subunit: protein MENPDSLVEYGFRRAIIVLMAVLCALLEIVDTTIVNVALDSMKGSLGVTLEDVAWVVTAYAIANVIMVPMTAWLSQQFGRRNYFVASIIIFTAASFLCGNSTSMAELIIFRFIQGLGGGALLVTSQTIITEIFPVEKRGMAQAIYGMGVIVGPTLGPPLGGYIVDNFSWPYIFYINIPLGIIAALLAMNFVKSPRYGEKRKPSEVDWWGIILLSTSVGSLQYVLEHGQQDDWFNDKIILILSIVTVLSAIFFLWRELTAKYPIVNLRVLKNTNLAVGTVLTFVLGFGLYGSTFIVPIYTQSILGWTATDAGLLLVPSSIMTGLMMPIIGRLLQKGVPQKYLVTLGFAIFFLYSLAMYYEMTPYTSTEEFFWPLVIRGIGLGLLFVPITTLSLSSLKGREIAEGAAFTGMMRQLGGSFGIAIITTYIARDSQKHRVNLMAHVDITKDIVAQRIHMYQQLMMSKGATAQEALGRAYKLLEGQVMKQAMVLTYADVFLYLGILFLICIPFVLSIKQGKSKINPADAAH from the coding sequence ATGGAAAATCCGGATTCTCTGGTAGAATATGGTTTTAGAAGGGCTATTATCGTTTTAATGGCGGTATTGTGTGCCCTTCTCGAAATCGTAGATACTACCATTGTGAACGTAGCTCTGGACTCTATGAAAGGGAGTCTGGGAGTAACACTGGAAGATGTTGCCTGGGTAGTTACAGCTTATGCTATTGCAAACGTAATTATGGTGCCCATGACAGCATGGCTTTCTCAGCAGTTTGGTAGAAGAAATTACTTTGTAGCTTCCATCATTATCTTTACCGCAGCTTCTTTCCTTTGCGGAAACTCGACCTCAATGGCGGAGCTTATTATCTTCAGATTTATACAGGGTCTTGGTGGCGGAGCCTTGCTGGTAACCTCACAAACCATTATTACCGAAATTTTCCCGGTGGAGAAGAGAGGTATGGCTCAGGCTATTTATGGGATGGGAGTTATTGTAGGACCAACATTAGGACCTCCATTAGGGGGATATATTGTAGATAATTTTTCATGGCCATATATTTTCTATATCAACATTCCGCTTGGAATTATTGCAGCATTGCTGGCAATGAACTTTGTAAAAAGTCCGAGATATGGTGAAAAACGTAAGCCTAGTGAAGTAGACTGGTGGGGGATTATATTACTTTCTACATCTGTAGGATCTTTACAATACGTTTTAGAGCATGGTCAACAGGACGACTGGTTCAATGATAAGATTATTCTGATTCTGAGTATCGTTACTGTATTGTCCGCAATTTTCTTTTTGTGGAGGGAACTCACGGCAAAATATCCTATTGTAAACCTGAGGGTGCTGAAAAATACTAACCTGGCGGTAGGTACCGTACTTACATTTGTTTTAGGGTTTGGTTTATATGGATCTACATTTATTGTTCCGATATATACACAGTCTATTCTTGGATGGACAGCAACCGATGCCGGATTGCTTTTGGTACCGTCATCTATTATGACCGGACTTATGATGCCAATTATCGGGCGGTTACTTCAGAAAGGAGTACCACAGAAATATCTGGTTACCCTGGGTTTTGCAATATTCTTCCTATACAGTCTTGCGATGTATTATGAGATGACCCCATATACTTCTACTGAAGAGTTCTTTTGGCCACTGGTAATCAGAGGGATTGGACTAGGTCTGTTATTTGTACCAATTACAACATTATCGCTTTCATCCTTAAAAGGTAGAGAAATTGCAGAAGGAGCTGCATTTACAGGGATGATGAGACAGTTAGGAGGTTCATTTGGTATTGCAATTATTACCACATATATAGCGAGAGATTCTCAAAAGCACAGAGTGAACCTAATGGCTCATGTTGATATAACCAAAGACATTGTTGCACAAAGAATACATATGTATCAGCAATTGATGATGTCAAAAGGAGCTACAGCACAGGAGGCATTAGGAAGAGCATATAAGCTATTGGAGGGGCAGGTGATGAAGCAGGCAATGGTACTGACTTATGCAGATGTTTTCCTATACTTGGGTATACTATTCCTTATTTGTATTCCGTTCGTGCTTTCCATCAAGCAAGGAAAATCTAAGATAAATCCTGCCGATGCAGCACACTAA
- a CDS encoding DUF5687 family protein, producing MFAKLIRLEFKSFFRSPQLGAGILMKIGMFFIFAYMALIFFGGAFALFFGARKEGVNPLILFSRFFLVYWVLDLLLKYFMQQLPANNIKPLLTLNIPKNKITSYTLVKILLSFFTWVFLLFMLPFTILLLVDGGFSILSVLAVFISVVALVFSNAFINTFINKNNTLLYSVFAVIIVLGGLHYFKIIDVLNISETLIYSIYQKWWLFFIPLLLTLVLGKMAFNFIKQNLYLDKGLEMKKAVGKTENIEYLNRFGAIGTFINNDIKLIKRSKAARSALIGGFLFLFYGLLVFNKGYSFSFMQVFLGIFVTGGFNLMFGQRVPAWDSSYYPLMMTQNVPYKEYLKAKWWLFVIVTAVSMVLAVFYVFFTSWTFYFTIFAAGLYNLGVNSYLTLLAGAYNKKPIDLNSASKGFTAGQNNFNIKILIIIIPQMLVPMAVFGIVKYFAGMSAAVISLGILGLIGFLLRDKIFDQIVKIYRSEKYSTLAAFKKVD from the coding sequence ATGTTTGCAAAACTAATTCGTCTGGAATTTAAAAGTTTTTTCAGAAGTCCGCAGTTAGGAGCCGGTATCCTGATGAAGATTGGTATGTTCTTCATCTTCGCCTATATGGCATTAATATTCTTCGGAGGAGCCTTTGCCTTATTTTTTGGTGCCAGAAAAGAGGGAGTCAATCCATTGATCCTTTTCAGCAGATTTTTTCTAGTATACTGGGTACTGGATCTGTTGCTTAAATATTTTATGCAACAACTGCCGGCCAATAATATAAAGCCATTACTTACCCTTAATATTCCTAAAAACAAAATTACAAGTTACACTCTGGTAAAGATTCTTTTGTCATTCTTTACATGGGTATTTTTGTTGTTTATGCTTCCGTTTACAATATTGCTGCTAGTAGATGGAGGTTTTAGTATATTATCAGTACTGGCGGTGTTTATTTCTGTAGTAGCACTTGTATTTTCCAATGCCTTTATCAATACCTTCATCAATAAGAATAATACATTGTTGTATTCTGTTTTTGCAGTTATTATCGTATTAGGTGGATTACACTATTTTAAGATTATTGATGTACTTAATATTTCCGAAACACTAATCTATTCCATATATCAGAAATGGTGGTTGTTTTTTATTCCGTTGCTTCTGACTCTGGTTTTAGGAAAAATGGCTTTTAATTTTATTAAACAAAATCTTTACCTGGATAAAGGTCTGGAAATGAAAAAAGCTGTCGGAAAAACAGAAAATATAGAATATCTGAATCGTTTTGGAGCTATTGGAACTTTTATTAATAACGATATTAAACTGATAAAAAGAAGTAAAGCAGCCAGAAGTGCACTGATTGGAGGCTTTTTGTTCCTGTTTTATGGTCTGCTTGTCTTCAACAAAGGTTATTCCTTTAGTTTTATGCAGGTTTTTCTTGGAATTTTTGTTACCGGCGGGTTCAATTTAATGTTCGGGCAAAGAGTCCCTGCATGGGATAGTTCTTATTATCCGTTGATGATGACCCAGAATGTTCCCTATAAAGAGTATCTGAAGGCTAAATGGTGGCTATTTGTTATTGTTACAGCCGTTTCTATGGTACTGGCTGTTTTCTATGTTTTTTTTACAAGCTGGACATTCTATTTTACCATTTTTGCGGCAGGTTTGTATAACTTGGGTGTTAACTCTTACCTTACTTTATTAGCCGGAGCTTATAATAAAAAGCCAATTGATCTGAATTCAGCTTCAAAAGGATTCACGGCAGGACAAAATAATTTCAATATCAAGATACTGATTATTATTATTCCACAGATGCTGGTTCCGATGGCGGTCTTCGGGATTGTAAAATACTTTGCCGGAATGTCTGCAGCAGTAATCAGTTTGGGTATCCTTGGGCTTATTGGATTTCTTTTAAGAGATAAGATTTTTGATCAGATAGTAAAGATCTATAGATCCGAAAAGTATTCTACACTTGCAGCCTTCAAAAAAGTAGACTAA
- the coaBC gene encoding bifunctional phosphopantothenoylcysteine decarboxylase/phosphopantothenate--cysteine ligase CoaBC: MANSLQGRKVLVGVTGGIAAYKIHFLIRELVKNGAEVQVIMTEDAHQFVTPLSLSTLSRKPVYTDFYNTEGIWNNHVDLALWADVMLIAPCTANTLAKMATGLCDNLLQATYLSAKCPVFVAPAMDLDMYAHPTTTENLKKIEGFGNRIIPAEEGELASGLMGLGRMAEPETIFRHLQQFFSTENSKSLLKGKKILITAGPTFEPIDPVRFIGNHSSGKMGFALAEAAADRGAEVILITGPSSLHTTHPNISLHAVISAKEMLEEVFKYYENVDVAIMSAAVADYTPKYYSDQKIKKKEQDFMIELVKNPDILKTMGEKKSHQLLVGFALETQNEVEYAKSKLVQKNLDLIILNSLQDSGAGFKRDTNKISIFTKEGESKVFDLKKKTEVAEDILNVVEEKLH, encoded by the coding sequence ATGGCGAACAGCTTACAAGGAAGAAAAGTATTAGTGGGCGTTACAGGCGGTATTGCTGCCTATAAAATCCATTTTCTGATCAGAGAACTGGTGAAAAACGGTGCAGAAGTACAGGTGATTATGACGGAAGATGCCCACCAGTTTGTTACACCTCTCAGTCTTTCAACATTATCCAGAAAACCGGTATATACAGATTTTTATAATACAGAAGGAATCTGGAATAATCATGTTGATTTAGCACTATGGGCAGATGTAATGCTTATTGCTCCATGTACAGCCAATACGCTGGCAAAGATGGCTACAGGATTATGTGACAATCTTTTACAGGCAACATACCTTTCAGCTAAATGTCCTGTTTTTGTAGCTCCTGCAATGGATTTGGATATGTATGCACATCCTACAACAACTGAAAACCTGAAAAAGATTGAGGGCTTTGGAAACCGGATTATTCCGGCTGAAGAAGGTGAGCTTGCAAGTGGTCTTATGGGGCTTGGCAGAATGGCTGAACCAGAAACTATATTCAGACATTTACAACAATTCTTTAGTACAGAGAATTCAAAGTCTCTGCTGAAAGGCAAGAAAATACTGATTACAGCAGGGCCAACATTTGAACCAATAGATCCTGTTCGCTTTATCGGAAATCACTCTTCCGGAAAAATGGGGTTTGCATTGGCAGAAGCAGCTGCAGACAGAGGCGCTGAAGTTATTCTGATAACCGGTCCAAGCAGCTTACATACTACTCACCCCAATATTTCATTGCATGCTGTAATCTCAGCAAAAGAGATGCTGGAAGAAGTATTTAAGTATTATGAGAACGTAGATGTAGCCATTATGAGTGCTGCTGTAGCAGATTATACCCCCAAATATTATTCGGATCAGAAGATCAAAAAGAAGGAACAAGACTTTATGATAGAACTTGTGAAGAATCCTGATATTCTGAAGACAATGGGTGAAAAGAAAAGCCATCAGTTATTAGTAGGTTTTGCACTGGAAACTCAAAATGAAGTAGAATATGCTAAATCTAAATTGGTACAGAAGAACCTGGATCTTATTATACTGAACTCGCTTCAGGATTCCGGAGCAGGATTTAAGAGAGATACCAATAAGATCAGTATTTTTACAAAAGAAGGAGAAAGTAAGGTATTCGACCTTAAAAAGAAGACAGAAGTAGCAGAGGACATCCTAAACGTAGTAGAAGAAAAATTACACTAA